A single genomic interval of Helianthus annuus cultivar XRQ/B chromosome 13, HanXRQr2.0-SUNRISE, whole genome shotgun sequence harbors:
- the LOC110901538 gene encoding protein FAR1-RELATED SEQUENCE 5-like, which translates to MDPQSSNARNTEDVEFEDAEVDTGLEDAEHYRNPTSGNITFDDQTTERLYIPEVASSCVPVIGMEFSSIEQAYVFYQTYAKKAGFSARKGGEHHVGGIIRSKYFVCSKEGHKPQAYDDNYSKLSKPYKRRNRPTIRTGCKAQIKLCSTDGVLFKVDKFVQSHNHPFVCPKDMHLLPAYRHLSETQEEMIWELGTLNLGPVKAFNIMRKRYGGFENVGATKDDCKNFRARIHSYIGQYDADMVINRLTDKKKFMVDYSFFHSVDENKRLTGLFWADGLCKRNYAEFGDVISFDATFKTNKYKMVFVPFTGIDNHCRNVTLGAGLLASESIESYKWLLQSFLNSFGKQPNVVVTDQDPAMKQAIEAVFDKSRHRLCMWHIMKKLADKVGHQLCNNEDFKRRMCDIVWTDSITPEMFEREWKLIMIDFGLTENKWLDDMFCMRSSWIPAFYRHEPMSGLMRTTSRSESENHFFCQVANSQLTLVEFFNHFDGAMDIQRFNHRKNDHISRNTVPDNFSESTLEDDAMKIYTRSIFADQQAELQGTLSECLPIETKIEDPFLRISMKDWKAHGDGLLEVCFKKGEDVIALCTCRRFEQYGLLCKHIYFVFKMFKVKEIPNKYVMRRWTKDVVPNDLNNTFDITVDGDDAHKKAKEVAYEIMQTGEYIIGNLIKDFDHLLIVRDRMREMKEMVDELRITKPIDPKFDRYSRLIGYEKPNTDEPPTVRVPTGIRNKGRGSHKRIKSKKEKIISLKGKRSRTCSVCNIKGHDIRTCEELKGKATAAADKVANKEGRKRRAIQLEKDPNLVDEEDEEVESGDEEEFEESDEAEDSDFECEDE; encoded by the exons ATGGATCCACAGAGTAGTAATGCTCGAAACACAGAAGATGTCGAATTTGAAGATGCAGAGGTCGATACCGGACTTGAGGATGCAGAGCATTATCGGAATCCGACATCAGGCAACATTACCTTTGACGATCAGACTA CTGAAAGATTGTATATCCCAGAGGTAGCTTCATCATGTGTTCCTGTTATTGGAATGGAGTTCTCTTCCATAGAACAAGCATATGTTTTTTATCAGACAtatgccaagaaggcagggtTCTCCGCTCGAAAAGGAGGTGAACATCATGTTGGTGGTATTATTAGGTCTAAGTATTTTGTGTGTTCAAAAGAGGGGCATAAACCACAGGCATATGATGATAATTATTCGAAGTTGTCTAAGCCATATAAACGTAGGAACAGACCGACTATTCGAACCGGCTGTAAAGCACAAATTAAGCTTTGTTCGACGGATGGGGTGTTGTTTAAGGTTGATAAGTTTGTTCAATCGCATAATCATCCATTCGTGTGCCCCAAAGACATGCACTTATTACCAGCTTATAGACATCTGTCTGAGACACAAGAAGAGATGATATGGGAGCTTGGTACATTGAATCTTGGGCCAGTGAAAGCCTTTAATATAATGAGAAAAAGATACGGCGGGTTTGAAAATGTAGGCGCAACTAAAGACGATTGCAAGAATTTTAGAGCTAGGATACATAGCTACATCGGacagtatgatgcagatatggttATCAATAGGCTGACCGATAAAAAGAAGTTTATGGTTGATTATTCATTCTTTCATTCGGTCGATGAAAACAAACGATTAACCGGCCTGTTTTGGGCCGATGGCTTGTGCAAACGTAACTATGCTGAGTTTGGAGATGTCATATCGTTTGATGCTACATTTAAAACCAACAA GTATAAAATGGTTTTTGTACCTTTTACTGGTATTGATAATCATTGTCGAAATGTGACACTTGGAGCCGGGTTGTTAGCATCCGAAAGCATTGAATCATACAAGTGGCTTTTACAATCATTTTTGAACTCATTCGGTAAGCAGCCGAATGTGGTTGTCACTGATCAGGATCCTGCGATGAAACAAGCCATCGAAGCAGTGTTCGATAAGAGTAGGCACAGATTAtgtatgtggcacataatgaagaAACTTGCTGATAAG GTCGGACATCAGCTGTGCAATAACGAAGACTTTAAGAGACGTATGTGTGACATTGTATGGACAGATTCGATTACGCCAGAAATGTTTGAGAGAGAATGGAAGCTGATAATGATTGATTTCGGTCTAACTGAGAATAAGTGGCTTGATGATATGTTTTGCATGAGATCTTCGTGGATCCCAGCGTTCTATCGTCATGAGCCTATGTCTGGGCTTATGCGGACCACTTCTAGATCAGAGAGCGAAAACCATTTTTTCTGTCAAGTTGCGAATTCTCAACTTACCCTTGTTGAGTTCTTTAACCATTTTGACGGTGCAATGGACATTCAAAGATTCAACCATCGGAAGAATGACCATATATCTAGAAATACAGTCCCGGATAACTTTTCTGAATCTACTCTAGAGGATGATGCCATGAAAATTTATACCAGGTCAATTTTTGCTGATCAACAGGCAGAGTTACAAGGAACATTGTCCGAGTGCCTTCCTATAGAGACTAAAATTGAGGACCCTTTTTTGAGGATAAGTATGAAGGATTGGAAAGCTCACGGCGACGGTTTATTAGAG gtATGTTTCAAGAAGGGCGAGGATGTAATTGCATTATGCACGTGTCGCAGGTTTGAACAATATGGATTGTTGTGCAAGCATATATATTTCGTGTTCAAGATGTTCAAAGTGAAGGAAATTCCCAACAAGTATGTAATGAGAAGATGGACTAAAGATGTGGTACCGAATGATCTTaataatacatttgatattactgTTGACGGTGATGATGCGCATAAAAAGGCCAAAGAGGTTGCGTATGAGATTATGCAGACTGGAGAGTATATTATTGGTAATCTGATCAAAGATTTCGATCATCTACTTATAGTTAGGGATCGGATGAGAGAGATGAAAGAAATGGTTGATGAActtcgcataaccaagcccatcGACCCTAAGTTTGATAGATATTCACGGTTAATTGGTTACGAGAAACCAAACACTGACGAGCCTCCTACAGTCCGTGTGCCAACCGGTATTAGAAACAAAGGACGAGGTTCACATAAGCGGATTAAATCAAAAAAAGAGAAAATTATTAGTCTAAAAGGCAAGAGAAGTCGGACATGCAGtgtttgcaatatcaaaggtcatgACATTCGAACCTGCGAGGAGTTAAAGGGTAAAGCTACTGCTGCTGCTGATAAGGTTGCCAATAAGGAGGGGAGGAAAAGAAGAGCAATTCAGTTAGAGAAGGATCCTAATTTAGTTGATGAAGAGGACGAGGAGGTTGAAAGTGGTGACGAAGAGGAGTTTGAGGAGTCCGACGAAGCAGAAGATAGTGATTTTGAATGCGAAGACGAGTAG
- the LOC110901537 gene encoding uncharacterized protein LOC110901537, giving the protein MSEQTTGGRLFKLNFLAYWNTLFVEITKSTTVKQSFLLAIDKEEDIPNLDWCSFVLESLKRTRQGWKKLDSQYNGPVAFLTLLYSHYFNQRHKIFDEPVKMPVIHYVTSGMIDDVEEYLYNNGPLGVEDCDEVEEDEGANDNRQDQPHVTASRINGNDHQNQEATTAPFEIPPFEIVKENTSTVYTDLFADNIPIHEAAAVQENLTEFNTLDDMEDTDEYMIPPVDTTHVYNRRNLTGNLDGEDPIDEGDIPSNTDWFDGWNPNEHISDMNLDEMDIGTQTQKEIDYCSTPVQLTGVIYDHAAWEASKKNKKVLLKTMDNNIKKYISLVSDMNALVKGVKEKFFWDVEIMERCKRWNDEVKNSVSTDTVSIPAEVSYAGDEVVQNKVGQCGETNQELEGDGDAKLEHQNTVKDKGCDDVHDTPFDDGGISDSCLAALQTIEPGVYRQTTEVAQADVVNNMDQPVNLAECSQQQAHKQNTITDCYDKDKPPTTSADEPAEVTEAEMQSVETLLKLAPILQTSSAGNQKTPVSANTNKTDDERHTQLVTTRIKMIREKREKRLAELGDAYRSPYCNRVTNLYEPLLVRDQNIICYLLAPMGDIGTLIYKSDSGVEALKIIFETFHPSQYISYGGMDTFVDVLNFEEKKRDRKSSPYRLFLPTTILQDEMFEPKITDSDRLKVFGPGVDDILCKYQVKKVDKVDLIFIPVLLSDHYWCLCFNMKNGDIELIDNSRYAESFTKRYRGRPEKLRRVLVLYLKGKLGQKEWITKLEKAKIIRKEMEWRTLQNGSDCGVFTMRHMETYKGTSPWNAGFKTEDQKEMQDSQLRFLRYKYLSKIVLSDYNLIRKDVYDKATDFMANSIPAEALHDLDSKISNRLEQFFKLKKRKQNEKS; this is encoded by the exons ATGTCAGAGCAAACCACTGGCGGACGATTATTCAAGCTAAATTTCCTAGCCTACTGGAACACTTTGTTTGTAGAGATAACAAAGTCAACAACTGTTAAACAAAGTTTTCTACTTGCAATTGACAAAGAGGAAGACATTCCAAATCTGGACTGGTGCTCCTTCGTTTTAGAATCGCTGAAACGAACAAGACAAGGTTGGAAAAAGTTAGACTCACAATACAATGGCCCGGTTGCATTCCTAACG CTTCTATACAGCCATTATTTCAACCAAAGACACAAAATTttcgatgaacctgtcaaaatgCCTGTCATACATTATGTAACCTCTGGTATGATCGACGACGTGGAAGAATATTTATACAACAACGGGCCGCTAGgtgttgaagattgtgatgaagtGGAAGAAGACGAAGGAGCAAATGATAATCGCCAGGATCAACCACATGTTACTGCCTCGCGCATAAATGGCAATGATCATCAAAATCAAGAGGCTACGACCGCACCATTCGAAATCCCACCATTCGAAATCGTAAAAGAAAACACATCGACGGTGTACACTGACCTTTTCGCTGACAACATCCCGATACACGAGGCAGCTGCGGTACAAGAAAACCTCACCGAATTCAATACATTAGATGATATGGAAGATACGGATGAGTACATGATACCACCAGTGGATACGACACATGTCTACAACAGAAGAAACCTGACTGGAAACCTGGATGGGGAGGATCCGATTGACGAAGGAGACATACCATCAAATACGGATTGGTTTGACGGGTGGAATCCGAATGAACATATTTCAGACATGAATTTAGATGAAATGGACATAGGGACACAAACGCAAAAAGAGATTGACTACTGCAGCACTCCAGTTCAACTAACCGGGGTGATCTATGATCATGCTGCGTGGGAAGCctcgaaaaaaaataaaaag GTGTTGTTGAAAACAATGGACAATAATATAAAGAAATACATTTCTCTTGTTTCGGATATGAATGCTCTCGTTAAGGGTGTAAAGGAGAAGTTTTTCTGGGATGTTGAAATTATGGAAAGGTGTAAAAGATGGAATGATGAGGTTAAAAATTCCGTTTCTACGGATACAGTTTCGATACCTGCTGAAGTAAGCTATGCTGGTGATGAGGTGGTTCAAAACAAAGTCGGACAATGTGGCGAAACAAATCAAGAGTTAGAGGGCGATGGAGATGCAAAATTGGAACATCAAAACACGGTGAAAGATAAAG GATGTGATGATGTTCATGATACCCCATTTGATGATGGTGGTATTTCGGACTCGTGCCTGGCTGCCTTACAAACCATCGAACCAGGCGTATACAGGCAGACTACAGAAG TGGCGCAAGCAGATGTGGTGAACAACATGGACCAACCTGTAAATTTGGCAGAGTGCAGTCAACAACAAGCACATAAACAGAATACAATAACCGACTGCTATGATAAAGATAAGCCTCCGACAACATCAGCTGATGAACCTGCTGAAGTGACCGAAGCAGAAATGCAGTCTGTTGAGACACTTTTAAAATTGGCTCCAATCCTGCAAACATCAAGTGCGGGTAATCAAAAAACTCCTGTGTCAGCGAACACAAATAAAACGGATGACGAGAGGCATACACAGCTAGTAACAACGCGTATCAAGATGATCAGGGAAAAGAGGGAAAAGCGGCTGGCAGAACTAGGTGACGCATATAGATCGCCTTACTGCAACAGGGTAACCAACCTATATGAGCCACTTTTGGTACGTGACCAAAACATCATCTGTTATCTCTTAGCTCCGATGGGAGATATTGG GACATTGATATACAAGTCTGACAGTGGAGTCGAAGCGCTTAAAATCATATTTGAAACCTTCCACCCATCGCAATACATATCATATGGTGGAATGGACACATTTGTAGATGTTTTAAACTTTGAAGAGAAAAAAAGGGACAGAAAATCATCACCCTACAGGCTGTTCTTACCAACTACAATATTG CAAGACGAAATGTTTGAGCCAAAAATCACAGATAGTGATCGATTGAAAGTATTCGGACCAGGCGTAGACGATATATTGTGTAAGTATCAGGTGAAGAAAGTTGACAAAGTTGATCTCATCTTCATTCCAGTACTACTTTCTGATCATTACTGGTGCCTATGCTTTAACATGAAAAATGGAGATATCGAGTTAATCGATAACTCTCGGTATGCCGAATCGTTTACCAAACGCTACCGTGGACGCCCCGAAAAGCTG CGGAGAGTCCTAGTGCTATACCTAAAAGGCAAACTTGGACAAAAAGAGTGGATAACAAAGTTGGAAAAAGCAAAAATAATTCGAAAGGAAATGGAGTGGAGAACTCTTCAAAACGGTAGTGACTGTGGTGTCTTCACTATGAGGCATATGGAGACATACAAGGGCACATCTCCATGGAATGCAGGGTTTAAAACGGAAGACCAGAAAGAAATGCAAGATTCACAACTACGGTTTTTGCGGTACAAGTATCTTAGTAAGATTGTATTGTCCGACTACAATCTTATAAGGAAGGATGTATACGACAAAGCTACGGACTTTATGGCGAATTCGATCCCCGCTGAAGCTTTGCACGATCTAGATAGCAAAATAAGTAACAGATTAGAGCAGTTCTTCAAGCTCAAAAAGAGGAAACAAAATGAAAAGTCGTAG